AGCGCCATGTCGTCTTCCTTCCCCGTCCCTTGTGTTGTGACCGGTCCGCGTACGGCGCAAACAGTCCGGGTATCACCGTTTCGGGGCAGGGGGTTGGCCATCTGCCGCACGTGTGCAGGGAGTTCAGGGATGACGATGCACTGGTACGAAGGGCCCCTGGCCGCTTTCGACACGGAGACCACAGGAGTCGACGTCGAGGGCGACCGGATCGTGTCCGCCGCCCTCGTCGTACAGGACACGATGGGAGCGCGGCCGCGGGTGACGCGGTGGCTGGTCAATCCGGGCATACCGGTGCCCGAGGGGGCCACCGCCGTGCACGGACTGACGGACGATCACCTCCAGCGGAACGGCCGGTGGCCGGCTCCGGTGATGGAGGAGCTGGCGCGCGCGCTGGCGGAGCAGAGCGCGGCGGGGCGTCCGCTGGTGGTGATGAACGCGCCGTTCGATCTGACCATCCTCGACCGCGAGCTGCGCAGGCACCGGGCGTCCACGCTCGGCGACTACCTGGGGGGCACCCCGCTGGTCGTCCTCGATCCGCGGGTCCTGGACAAGCATCTGGACCGCTACCGGAAGGGCCGGCGGACCCTCACGGACCTGTGCGCGCACTACGAGGTGGAGCTGGCGGGGGCCCACGACGCGGCGGCGGACGCGACGGCGGCGCTCGATGTCGTACGGGCGGTGGCGCGGCGCTTCTCGTCGCGGCTGGAACGGCTGTCGCCGGCGGAGCTGCACACGCTGCAGGCGGTGTGGCACGCGGCGCAGGCGCGGGGTCTCCAGGCGTGGTTCACGCGGCAGGGGACGCCGGAGACGGTGGACCCGTCGTGGCCGCTGCGGCCGGAGCTCGGCACCGCGGCCTGAACCGGGCCCGGCGGCACGGCACATGACAGAGGCCGGTCCGTCTTTCGACGGACCGGCCTCTACCCGGTGGGCGATACTGGGATCGAACCAGTGACCCCTTCGGTGTGAACGAAGTGCTCTCCCGCTGAGCTAATCGCCCGGGAACGGGTTGAACCATACAGGCCTTCAAGCCCTTCGTTCAAACCGCTCGCAGGTGAGCCGCGATCCCCCGCCTCCCGCCCCGCATCATCAGGGCGTGGTTGGCGCGGAAGACGGGGCGGCCGGGGACGGCGAGGGTGCGGAGCAGACGGGTCCGGACCTCGACCTCCTGCGCGTACAGGACATGGGTGCCGGTGCCTTCCGGGGTGAGGGTCCAGCGGGCCCAGCCCTCCAGATCGCCGTCCAGCCCGACCTCCAGGACCCGTGCCACGGGGTCGCGGCGCAGGGCGCGGGCCGTGACGACGAGGTCGTACGGGAGCAGGGAGCGGAAGCGGGCGGTGCCGGTGGTGTCGTCGACGGGGACGACCTCG
This sequence is a window from Streptomyces sp. NBC_00691. Protein-coding genes within it:
- a CDS encoding 3'-5' exonuclease yields the protein MTMHWYEGPLAAFDTETTGVDVEGDRIVSAALVVQDTMGARPRVTRWLVNPGIPVPEGATAVHGLTDDHLQRNGRWPAPVMEELARALAEQSAAGRPLVVMNAPFDLTILDRELRRHRASTLGDYLGGTPLVVLDPRVLDKHLDRYRKGRRTLTDLCAHYEVELAGAHDAAADATAALDVVRAVARRFSSRLERLSPAELHTLQAVWHAAQARGLQAWFTRQGTPETVDPSWPLRPELGTAA
- a CDS encoding SRPBCC family protein, whose translation is MDWCRYRFRSVWRLAAPPDAVYAVLERAEEYPRWWPQVREVVPVDDTTGTARFRSLLPYDLVVTARALRRDPVARVLEVGLDGDLEGWARWTLTPEGTGTHVLYAQEVEVRTRLLRTLAVPGRPVFRANHALMMRGGRRGIAAHLRAV